The following coding sequences lie in one Chionomys nivalis chromosome 8, mChiNiv1.1, whole genome shotgun sequence genomic window:
- the LOC130879889 gene encoding olfactory receptor 13A1-like, with translation MNNYTAVVEFVLQGFSGDPGFQAFFLAFFSTFYILALAGNTLIIMAISLNPSLHTPMYFFLANLALLDIACTSTVLPKLLEGLVQKGSHISYKGCLTQIFFLIWVLGAELLLLSAMAYDRFVAICRPLHYSMLMSRPVCVLLAGSVWAISAINTSVHTGLMARLHFCGPNQIHHFLCEIPALLLLSCSPTTLNKIMAVIADVYFGVINFLFTMVSYSFIIASILRIRSAEGKKRAFSTCSAHLVVVTLYYSTVIYTYVQPGSGSSLENSKVVTLLYTAVSPTLNPLIYSLRNKDVKVALSKVFSCVC, from the coding sequence ATGAACAACTACACAGCAGTGGTAGAGTTTGTCCTGCAGGGATTTTCTGGGGATCCTGGGTTCCAGGCTTTCTTCTTGGCCTTTTTCTCCACTTTCTATATCCTGGCTCTTGCAGGAAACACCCTCATTATCATGGCCATCAGCCTGAACCCAAGTCTTCACAcccccatgtatttcttccttgCAAACCTGGCTCTGTTGGACATTGCCTGCACATCCACTGTTCTTCCCAAGCTGTTGGAAGGTCTGGTGCAGAAGGGCAGCCACATCTCTTATAAGGGATGCTTGACCCAGATTTTCTTCCTAATCTGGGTTTTGGGAGCTGAGCTGCTGCTACTCTcagccatggcctatgaccgctttGTGGCCATCTGTCGCCCACTGCACTACAGCATGCTGATGAGTCGGCCCGTCTGTGTCCTGCTGGCAGGCAGTGTGTGGGCCATCAGTGCAATCAACACATCTGTGCACACTGGCCTGATGGCACGACTCCATTTCTGTGGCCCCAACCAAATTCATCACTTTTTATgtgaaatcccagcactgctaCTGCTGTCTTGCAGCCCAACTACCCTCAACAAGATCATGGCTGTCATTGCTGATGTTTATTTTGGTGTGATCAACTTCCTGTTTACCATGGTATCCTACAGCTTCATCATTGCCAGCATCCTACGCATCCGCTCTGCAGAGGGCAAGAAGCGTGCTTTCTCCACCTGCTCTGCACATCTGGTGGTGGTCACCTTGTATTACTCCACCGTCATCTATACCTATGTGCAGCCTGGCTCTGGATCCTCCTTGGAAAATAGCAAGGTGGTTACCTTATTGTACACAGCAGTCAGCCCGACCCTGAATCCCCTCATTTATTCTCTGAGGAATAAGGATGTCAAAGTGGCCCTCAGTAAGGTATTTTCCTGTGTCTGTTAA